The sequence below is a genomic window from Pirellulales bacterium.
TGCTGGCAACCGAAAGATTGGGCGGAATCCCATCCCTTTTTCAGGCTTACAAAGTTCGGGCCGACGAGCCATCGAGGGATCCGCTCTTCATTTGTGGGCAAGAGTTGCCAGCGCTAGCGGCGCAGGTCGGAATCAGCCTGCGTCGCCGCACGAACCGGAACATCTAGGGCCTACCAAGATCATTTTGAAACGTAGCTGAACTGGCAAGAGTTCAGTTGAGATTTCGACGTGGCGGTTGGGTTTGCGCGCCAATCCAACCGTCGATCCAGTTTCCGCACGGCGATTCGAATAGCTTCTATAAACCTATGAGTAGCCTGCTCATCGACAAACTGTTGATGGCCGTCGTGAAGCAAAACGCTTCCGACTTGCACATTTCCGTCGGCCAGCCTCCGGTGCTGCGCTTGCACGGCCGCCTACGACGCCTGGAAACCAAGACGCTCGAGCCCGACGACACCGTGGCGCTGATGAAAAGCATCACGCCCGACCGCTGCCAACAAGAAATGGCCGAAGTCGGCGGCTCTGATTTCGGTTTTGCCTTTGGCGACTATTGCCGCTTCCGCGTTTCGATTTTCAAGCAGCGCGGCAACGTCGGTATGGTGCTGCGGCAAATTCCCAACAAGCTGATGTCGTTCGCCGAACTGGGCACGCCCGAAGCCGTGCAGCGGTTGTGCATGAGGCCTCGCGGAATGTTTTGGGTCACCGGCCCCACCGGCTCGGGCAAAAGCACGACGCTGGCCAGCATGATCGACTACATCAACGACACGGTCGATCATCACATCATGACGATCGAAGACCCGATCGAATTCTATCACTATCACAAGAAATCGACGGTCAACCAGCGCGAAGTCGGCGTCGATGTTCCCAGTTTCTCCGAAGCGTTGCGGCGTGTGCTGCGGCAAGACCCCGACGTGATCCTCGTCGGCGAGATGCGCGACTTGGCCACCATCGAAGCGGCCATCACCGCTGCTGAAACCGGACACTTGGTGTTCGGTACGCTGCACACCACGGGCGCTCAAGGCACCGTGAACCGCATCATCGACGTATTTCCCACCAACCAGCAAGAACAAATCCGCGTCCAGCTTTCGACGGCGATTATCGGCATCTTGTCGCAAACGCTGATTCCCAAAATCGGCGGCGGCCGCGTGGCCGCCTACGAAATGCTGGTGGTCGATTCGGCCATCGGCAACCTGATCCGCGAAAACAAAACGTTCCGCATCAATTCGGCCATCCAAACCGGCGCCAAGAAGGGCATGATTTTGCTCGACGATCATTTGTTCAAACTTTGGAAAGAGGGCAAGATCGCCAAAGAAGACGCGTTTATGAAGGCCGCCTCGGTCGACGAATTGCAAAAGCGAATCGCCAACGCCGAGCGCGGCGCCTTCGACGACGAAGATGACGTCGATCGCCGCGCCAAAGACATGGACAAAATCGGCGGCGCGGGGCACTAGGGCGTGAATGACGAATGTCGAATGACGAATGTTCGAATGCTCGCCAAAACCAAATCGTAAAATCATGTATCCAGAACCTTTCATTCGGCATTCGTACTTCGTCCTTCCTTAGACAATCGTCATTCGGCATTCGGCATTTTCAAACCAACATATCGATCCCTAAAACGTAACCGCACCACTCATGGCACTGCGTCGCATCGGTCAAATCTTCGTCGATCTCGGCTTTATTGCCGAAGACCAGCTCGAGTTGTTGCTCGAAGAGCAAAAGCGGCGATCCGGCGAAATGCTCGGCAAAGTGGCCGAAAGTCTCGGCTACATCAACGACGAGCAGCTTGCCCAAGCCCTCGCCGAGCAGATGGGCATGCGCGTGGTGAATCTGGCCGAAACGACGCTGCTCCCCGATGTGTTGGCCCGCGTTACCGAGCCGATGGCGCAGCTCTACCGCGTCATCCCGGTCGCCTTTGAAGACGGCACGCTCACGATCGCCATGTGCGATCCGCAAAAGCTCACCATCCGCGACGAGCTGCGCACGCTATTGGGTTACGAGATCAAAGCCATGGTCGCCACCGAAAGCGCCGTGCAGCGGGCCCTCGACAAGTTCTACTCCTCCGGCACCGAAAGCGTCGAAAGCCTCGTCCACGACATGGAGCAAGACGCCCAGTTGCGCGAAGCCGCCCAGGCCATGGAAGGAGACGGGCCGATCGATCTGACGAACGTCGAAGCGCTAGCCGACAGCGCTCCGGTTCGCAAGCTCTTGAACATGGTCCTGCTAATGGCCATCAAAGAGCACGCCAGCGACTTGCACTTCGAGCCGTTCGAGGACGAATTCAAAATCCGTATCAAGGCCGACGGCGTGCTGTTCGAGATGGTTCCCCCGCCGCGCCATTTGGCGTTCGCCATCACCACGCGCATCAAAGTGATGGCCAATCTCGACATCGCCGAGCGCCGCCTGCCGCAAGACGGTCGCATCGAGTTGACCGTCGGCGGGCATCCCGTCGATTTGCGGGTCAGTGTGTTGCCGACGATGTTCGGCGAAAGCGTGGTCATGCGAGTGCTCGATCGCTCGGTGGTGCAGTTGAACCTGGGTAAGGTCGGCATGGATTCGGCCTTGCTGGTCGACTTTCGCAACGTGATCGCCAAGCCCAACGGCATTGTGCTGGTGACCGGTCCCACGGGTTCCGGCAAGACGACCACGCTCTATGCTGCGCTGAGCGAGTTAAACAGCATCGAAGACAAGCTCATTACCACCGAAGATCCCGTCGAATACGACATCGACGGTTTGGTGCAAGTCCCCATCGACGCATCGATCGGCAACACGTTTGCCAACTGCCTGCGGTCAATCCTGCGGCAAGACCCCGACATTATTCTGGTCGGCGAAATTCGCGACACCGAAACGGCGGAAATTGCCGTGCAGGCGTCGCTCACCGGCCACATGGTCTTTAGCACGTTGCACACCAACGACGCCCCCAGCACGATCACCCGGCTGCGCGACATGGGCGTGCCGCCGTTTTTGATCACCGCCACCGTCGAAGCCATCTTGGCGCAGCGCCTGGTCCGCCGGATTTGCGCCCAGTGCAAGGAAGAAGTCACCCCGTCGGCCGATTTGCTGGCCGAACTGGAATTGAAGCCGGCCGACATCGCCGGCAAAAAGTTCTACCGCGGCAAAGGCTGCGACCATTGCAACCGTACGGGCTACAAAGGTCGCGTTGGCCTGTTCGAGTTGATGGTCATCACCGACGACATGCGCGACATGATCATGCGCAACGCTTCGACCGACGAGCTGCGCAACGCCGCCCGCGGCAACGGCATGGTCACCCTCCGCGACGCCGGCATGGCCGCCGCATTCGAAGGAACCACCACGGCCGAAGAGGTCGTCCGAGAGACGATTTTGGAAGCGTAAGCGACATGAAAATCGCAACTGGCAACTTGAAAAATAGAGCCACGCTCGTCGCGTCGCTTCCTTCATGTTGCACGCTGCATTTTGTATTTTGAATTCCCCCCGAGTGCTGCCATGCCTACCTATCAATTCGAAGCGATGGATTCGACCGGGCAAGAGATCAAAGACGTGATCGATGCCCCGACCGAGGCCGAAGCCCAAGCCACCATTCGGCAGATGGGTTACTTCATCACCAAGATCGCGGTGAAGAAGGAGCGCAAGCAAAAGACCGAGAAGAAGACCGGCGCCAAGAAGCGCAGCTTCGCCATCGGCGGCGTCAGCAGCAAGCTGCTAACTACCTTTACCCGGCAGCTTTCCATTCTCCAAGACGCCGGTCTGCCGATCTTGCGCAGCCTGCGAATCTTGGAAGGTCAGCAAAAGCCCAGTCGCCTGAAGAACTGTCTGATGGATGTCTGCGACGAAATTGAGGGGGGCGCCACCCTCAGCGAGGCGATGGCCAAAAGCCCCAAGGCGTTCGACCGGTTGTACGTCAACATGATCAAGGCCGGCGAAGCAGGTGGGGCGTTGGAAGTCATCTTGCGCCGCCTTGCCGAGTTCCAAGAACGCGCCCAATCGCTCAAGCGGAAGGTGAAAGGGGCGATGATCTACCCGGTCGTCGTCGTCATGGTCGCCGTCGGCATCTTGACGTTCATCATGATCAAGATCATCCCGGCGTTCATCAAAATATTCGACGACTTTGGCACCGAACTGCCCGCCGCCACGCTGTTGCTGAAGGCCATTTCCGAAAACTGCGTGAAATACTGGTTCCTCATTCCCGGCATCCCGCTGAGCATTTGGCTGTTCATCAAGTTGCTGCGCAAGTTCACC
It includes:
- a CDS encoding PilT/PilU family type 4a pilus ATPase, yielding MSSLLIDKLLMAVVKQNASDLHISVGQPPVLRLHGRLRRLETKTLEPDDTVALMKSITPDRCQQEMAEVGGSDFGFAFGDYCRFRVSIFKQRGNVGMVLRQIPNKLMSFAELGTPEAVQRLCMRPRGMFWVTGPTGSGKSTTLASMIDYINDTVDHHIMTIEDPIEFYHYHKKSTVNQREVGVDVPSFSEALRRVLRQDPDVILVGEMRDLATIEAAITAAETGHLVFGTLHTTGAQGTVNRIIDVFPTNQQEQIRVQLSTAIIGILSQTLIPKIGGGRVAAYEMLVVDSAIGNLIRENKTFRINSAIQTGAKKGMILLDDHLFKLWKEGKIAKEDAFMKAASVDELQKRIANAERGAFDDEDDVDRRAKDMDKIGGAGH
- a CDS encoding type II/IV secretion system protein → MALRRIGQIFVDLGFIAEDQLELLLEEQKRRSGEMLGKVAESLGYINDEQLAQALAEQMGMRVVNLAETTLLPDVLARVTEPMAQLYRVIPVAFEDGTLTIAMCDPQKLTIRDELRTLLGYEIKAMVATESAVQRALDKFYSSGTESVESLVHDMEQDAQLREAAQAMEGDGPIDLTNVEALADSAPVRKLLNMVLLMAIKEHASDLHFEPFEDEFKIRIKADGVLFEMVPPPRHLAFAITTRIKVMANLDIAERRLPQDGRIELTVGGHPVDLRVSVLPTMFGESVVMRVLDRSVVQLNLGKVGMDSALLVDFRNVIAKPNGIVLVTGPTGSGKTTTLYAALSELNSIEDKLITTEDPVEYDIDGLVQVPIDASIGNTFANCLRSILRQDPDIILVGEIRDTETAEIAVQASLTGHMVFSTLHTNDAPSTITRLRDMGVPPFLITATVEAILAQRLVRRICAQCKEEVTPSADLLAELELKPADIAGKKFYRGKGCDHCNRTGYKGRVGLFELMVITDDMRDMIMRNASTDELRNAARGNGMVTLRDAGMAAAFEGTTTAEEVVRETILEA
- a CDS encoding type II secretion system F family protein — encoded protein: MPTYQFEAMDSTGQEIKDVIDAPTEAEAQATIRQMGYFITKIAVKKERKQKTEKKTGAKKRSFAIGGVSSKLLTTFTRQLSILQDAGLPILRSLRILEGQQKPSRLKNCLMDVCDEIEGGATLSEAMAKSPKAFDRLYVNMIKAGEAGGALEVILRRLAEFQERAQSLKRKVKGAMIYPVVVVMVAVGILTFIMIKIIPAFIKIFDDFGTELPAATLLLKAISENCVKYWFLIPGIPLSIWLFIKLLRKFTYGRQGWDLFVLKVPVFGQLVEKNTMARTTRTLGTLVSSGVPILEALNITRETSGNSMFERLYGKVTESIREGESIAKPMKEHSAPPFNALTVMFWFMFCLGPIGVLLYLMRMKQRVVDDLVVNMVDVGEETGELDTMLYKVADTYDEEVAVLTESLVSLLEPLLIVFLGLCVGFIVVSLFLPLVSLITSLSGGSKGKKK